The following are encoded together in the Triticum dicoccoides isolate Atlit2015 ecotype Zavitan chromosome 6B, WEW_v2.0, whole genome shotgun sequence genome:
- the LOC119325898 gene encoding histone H4, giving the protein MSGRGKGGKGLGKGGAKRHRKVLRDNIQGITKPAIRRLARRGGVKRISGLIYEETRGVLKIFLENVIRDAVTYTEHARRKTVTAMDVVYALKRQGRTLYGFGG; this is encoded by the coding sequence ATGTCGGGTCGCGGCAAGGGAGGGAAGGGGCTGGGCAAGGGCGGTGCCAAGCGCCACCGAAAGGTGCTACGTGACAACATCCagggcatcaccaagccggcgataCGCCGTCTGGCTCGGAGGGGCGGCGTGAAGCGCATCTCGGGgctcatctacgaggagacccgcggcgtgctcaagatcttcctcgagaacgTCATCCGCGACGCCGTCACCTACACCGAGCACGCTCGCCGCAAGACCGTCACCGCCATGGACGTCGTCTACGCCCTCAAGCGACAGGGACGCACCCTCTACGGATTCGGCGGCTAG